From Pelagicoccus albus, the proteins below share one genomic window:
- a CDS encoding MobA/MobL family protein: MFYSRCKQVSRSQGHSVAAKVAYIARKKLTNDRTGHVHNFSNRKDLYRVELIGAEEPKMTLQDYSDNCEASHTHCKANLGRDMVVAIPYELAVYPEEMLACVWGLALYIAGKFNTVVVAAIHLAKGNPHAHIFIPSREFSYGLEGSKQIGFLKQKRLEDLGNPCKSGMHIRSLRQAWEMIVNRAFAARGIETRIDHRSYEARGLPALGEKHVGSGSDEYVKLAKGENELIRRRNRLVLEELIPAIKALKRERDNLSEQLKKLKKRQITALDASIGKEAEPTPPLGQCDTGAFDSAPSKQNQTWKTHVETKAPDAKASQPEESLKSANLSPPISPTLDAPEDDPEEEKRRKREKRTLDAERDKQAVQDAASKLVMASILPSAQEAKQEPLTNPCPARYKQDPRNPKNDIASTPSLPSTNLSSPDSEGNKQIKKKNDESALKAASRLLADSTVPYSPRVDIFEESSPKTEKKLSRRKQMPENRTHKVSERQNNERDLGR; the protein is encoded by the coding sequence CAGTGGCCGCAAAAGTAGCCTACATCGCACGTAAAAAACTCACCAACGACCGCACTGGTCATGTGCACAATTTCAGCAACCGCAAAGACCTATACCGTGTGGAGCTCATCGGTGCCGAGGAACCGAAAATGACCCTGCAAGATTATAGCGACAACTGCGAGGCATCGCACACACATTGCAAAGCGAACCTTGGACGGGATATGGTCGTAGCGATACCGTACGAATTGGCTGTCTACCCCGAGGAAATGCTCGCGTGCGTCTGGGGACTGGCTCTGTACATCGCAGGCAAATTTAACACCGTCGTTGTCGCCGCAATCCACCTGGCGAAGGGTAATCCACACGCACATATATTTATTCCGAGCCGGGAGTTTTCCTACGGCCTGGAAGGGAGTAAACAAATCGGTTTCCTCAAGCAAAAGCGCCTGGAGGATTTAGGCAATCCGTGTAAGTCGGGCATGCACATACGCAGCTTACGCCAGGCATGGGAGATGATTGTAAATCGGGCTTTCGCAGCGCGGGGTATCGAAACGCGGATAGACCACCGAAGTTACGAGGCGCGAGGGTTACCCGCCCTCGGCGAAAAGCATGTAGGCTCTGGGTCAGACGAATACGTAAAGCTCGCGAAGGGAGAAAACGAATTGATTCGTCGGCGAAACCGCCTCGTCCTCGAAGAGCTGATACCGGCTATTAAGGCGCTGAAACGCGAGCGAGACAACCTTTCCGAACAATTGAAAAAACTGAAGAAAAGACAGATTACAGCGCTCGACGCGAGCATCGGAAAAGAGGCAGAACCGACGCCTCCGCTTGGGCAATGTGATACCGGGGCCTTCGACTCGGCTCCGTCCAAGCAAAACCAAACCTGGAAGACTCACGTTGAAACGAAAGCCCCTGACGCCAAGGCTTCCCAGCCCGAGGAGAGCCTGAAGAGTGCGAACCTGAGCCCTCCGATTTCCCCGACCCTCGATGCTCCCGAAGATGACCCTGAAGAGGAAAAAAGGCGCAAACGAGAAAAGAGGACCCTTGATGCGGAAAGGGACAAACAAGCGGTTCAGGACGCCGCAAGCAAACTTGTTATGGCGTCCATCCTACCTTCGGCTCAAGAGGCTAAACAAGAGCCTTTAACGAACCCTTGTCCCGCAAGATACAAACAAGACCCTCGCAATCCCAAAAATGATATAGCGAGTACTCCGAGCCTACCCTCGACCAACCTTTCAAGTCCCGATTCCGAGGGTAATAAACAGATCAAAAAAAAGAACGATGAAAGCGCATTGAAAGCAGCAAGTAGGCTGCTGGCCGATTCTACTGTTCCTTACTCTCCAAGGGTAGACATCTTTGAAGAGTCCTCTCCAAAGACCGAGAAAAAGCTCAGCCGGAGGAAGCAGATGCCTGAAAATAGGACCCACAAGGTAAGTGAGAGACAAAACAACGAGCGTGACCTAGGTCGTTAG